Proteins encoded within one genomic window of Trueperaceae bacterium:
- a CDS encoding reverse transcriptase domain-containing protein, with product MKTLPKTYFAPLELLRHYKHVRKKSRARGLDRLSAYGFRNLLRAEFQIIRRKALNKTYRFTPYKEVLLGKGRGKVPRVVSVPTVRDRITLRVTKDYLQRIFPSAVNTDLPNAVIRSVHRVHQRANPSIVALRIDVRGFYDNIDQSILLKKLSRKARSQVFQHLIRASIECPTFPPGRRKGWKGEVRRSKGIPQGLPISNALANVYLETFDKKLERIKGVIGYWRYVDDILVLVTPTNVARVKTIAESDLGKLGLEISLDPTKYHEEPLSVPFTYLGYQFDHLALTVPEGKVSGLVDSVARFLTWYRHNRDAILHRCSWLSADALDSAFVEDLNERITGAVFDGRLFGWLPYYQALTDRALLHRTDATIRSLLSQSPIFGGRPPKGLKRLTTAYYKIRSGNAQEGYLRNYDVYNTVQVKLTYLTDRGILDTRQNYSPQTVTRWFSMFRQRNLRRLVADEGPAASGN from the coding sequence ATGAAGACCCTTCCGAAGACATATTTCGCTCCACTAGAACTGCTACGTCACTATAAACATGTCCGAAAGAAGTCTAGAGCCCGCGGTTTGGACAGGCTGTCCGCCTACGGCTTTCGAAACCTGTTAAGGGCTGAGTTTCAAATCATCCGCCGAAAGGCCCTCAACAAGACTTATCGCTTCACTCCTTATAAAGAGGTTCTACTCGGAAAAGGGCGGGGTAAGGTTCCGCGCGTGGTTTCTGTGCCCACCGTGAGAGACCGAATAACGCTTCGCGTAACGAAGGACTATCTTCAGCGGATCTTCCCATCAGCGGTCAATACAGATTTACCCAACGCCGTGATACGAAGCGTGCACAGAGTTCATCAGCGCGCCAATCCATCTATCGTCGCCCTGCGAATAGACGTCCGCGGCTTTTATGACAATATTGATCAGTCAATTCTTCTAAAGAAGCTGTCACGAAAGGCCCGTTCTCAGGTTTTCCAGCACTTGATTAGGGCCTCTATTGAGTGCCCGACATTCCCCCCTGGACGAAGGAAGGGCTGGAAAGGGGAAGTGCGCAGAAGTAAAGGTATTCCGCAGGGGCTGCCTATCTCTAACGCGTTAGCCAACGTGTACCTGGAGACCTTTGACAAAAAACTGGAACGGATTAAGGGGGTTATTGGATACTGGCGATACGTGGATGACATTTTGGTGCTTGTGACGCCCACGAACGTTGCCAGAGTAAAGACCATAGCCGAATCGGACTTGGGCAAGTTAGGGCTTGAAATCTCCTTGGACCCAACGAAGTATCACGAGGAGCCATTGAGTGTCCCATTCACCTACCTTGGCTACCAGTTTGATCATCTTGCCCTAACGGTGCCGGAGGGAAAGGTTTCCGGCCTCGTGGACTCCGTTGCTCGGTTCCTTACGTGGTATCGCCACAATCGGGACGCAATTCTGCACAGGTGCTCCTGGCTCTCAGCCGATGCCCTAGATAGCGCTTTCGTGGAAGACTTGAACGAGCGAATTACTGGCGCGGTGTTTGATGGGCGCTTGTTCGGCTGGCTTCCTTACTACCAAGCCTTAACTGACAGAGCCTTACTCCACAGAACCGACGCAACAATTCGGTCACTGCTTTCTCAGAGTCCGATCTTTGGCGGCAGGCCGCCGAAGGGGCTAAAGCGCCTAACGACGGCATACTACAAAATTCGATCCGGAAATGCGCAGGAAGGCTACCTTCGCAACTACGATGTTTACAACACCGTGCAGGTAAAGCTAACCTATTTGACCGATCGTGGCATACTCGACACGCGGCAGAATTACTCGCCACAAACGGTCACCCGATGGTTCTCTATGTTCCGACAAAGAAACCTCCGGCGGCTGGTTGCTGACGAGGGCCCGGCAGCATCGGGTAACTAG
- a CDS encoding GreA/GreB family elongation factor encodes MPKKPIYLTAKGLEKIKEELRYLKEEKRQELADNMGTAIADGDLRESAAYDEARMLQSANEARIADLEEIVHSAVVVEHEEGAEAVADLGASLELEDSSGERVNFHLVGTHEADVLENRISDESPLGKTLVGKRSGDQVEWNGIDYKVINVSYE; translated from the coding sequence GTGCCGAAGAAGCCGATCTACCTGACCGCCAAGGGGCTCGAGAAGATCAAGGAAGAGCTTCGCTACCTCAAGGAAGAGAAACGCCAGGAGTTGGCGGACAACATGGGTACGGCGATCGCCGATGGTGATCTTCGCGAGAGCGCAGCTTACGACGAGGCTCGCATGTTGCAGAGCGCGAACGAGGCGCGGATCGCAGACCTCGAGGAGATCGTCCACAGCGCCGTAGTCGTCGAGCACGAGGAGGGCGCGGAAGCGGTAGCCGACCTGGGCGCTAGCCTCGAACTCGAAGACTCCAGCGGCGAGCGCGTGAACTTCCACCTGGTGGGCACCCACGAGGCGGACGTCCTCGAGAACCGCATCTCCGACGAGTCGCCGCTGGGCAAGACCCTGGTTGGCAAGCGCTCGGGGGATCAGGTCGAATGGAACGGCATCGATTACAAGGTGATCAACGTCAGCTACGAGTAA
- a CDS encoding LptA/OstA family protein, with translation MPRRVGALLFLLALAGGVALGQTPNVARIERNDTTIVITNEALAENGARTVGNLPCEGVRTSVFLGPPNDVEMVIDDETTIRSSIAIIERPQGDEGSEGQETIEMLDGTIVFAPRPPCPEEFIPAEDQTVVLEQGRTTISATRFFLDREVDVAQLEGPIGLRREPEGDAEQLSATADSMTYDLETDRSTLSGNVRVEAGDRVTEAEKLELDEAAGLATLTGTPARSVQGEDEIAGNTLLYYLDSNDVIVVGNVKGELEVDLD, from the coding sequence ATGCCTCGCCGGGTCGGCGCGCTCCTGTTCCTGCTCGCTCTGGCCGGTGGTGTCGCCTTGGGGCAGACCCCTAACGTCGCTCGCATCGAGCGCAACGACACCACGATCGTCATCACCAACGAGGCGCTGGCAGAGAACGGCGCAAGAACCGTTGGCAATCTCCCTTGTGAGGGCGTTCGCACCAGCGTGTTCCTTGGCCCACCCAACGATGTGGAGATGGTAATCGACGACGAGACGACTATCCGCTCGTCGATCGCGATCATCGAACGGCCGCAGGGGGACGAGGGTAGCGAGGGGCAGGAGACCATCGAGATGCTCGACGGCACCATCGTCTTCGCGCCCAGGCCGCCTTGTCCAGAGGAGTTCATCCCCGCCGAGGATCAGACCGTCGTGCTGGAGCAGGGCAGAACGACGATATCCGCCACCCGTTTCTTCCTGGACCGCGAGGTCGATGTGGCCCAGCTCGAGGGTCCCATCGGCCTGCGGCGGGAGCCGGAGGGGGACGCCGAGCAGCTGAGCGCGACGGCCGATTCGATGACCTACGACCTCGAGACCGACCGCTCGACCCTGAGCGGCAACGTGCGGGTAGAGGCCGGCGATCGGGTGACCGAGGCGGAGAAGCTCGAGCTGGACGAGGCGGCCGGCCTCGCCACCCTCACCGGAACCCCCGCCCGCAGCGTCCAGGGCGAGGACGAGATCGCCGGGAACACGCTCCTCTACTACCTCGATTCGAACGACGTGATCGTCGTAGGCAACGTCAAGGGTGAACTCGAGGTAGACCTCGACTAG
- a CDS encoding heme-dependent oxidative N-demethylase subunit alpha family protein has protein sequence MSVELPAHLPPEQVPFPVESTYRIRPDLRKLEPGEQRFVLDRSLPHYRSRKLELLSSFPQQCRVFNGTEERLRCGLWRVAELLASEHPEECRLDGNVATFPRLGIRLDHGGELEELESSRDQGRASEIAEHLEALGSTARLADALALAVQEDLVLIAGPAGADSSSMLHVCFPSHWNPGQRSGASFVELHEPVPHNERLIAGSRNLVSAMLTKGPFVRHVWSVTTSHQLDQNPARSHQPAPLPDRPLVDSLYFRAERQTTTALGGLALFTIRIYVSPLRGVLDPIRARLLGSAIRSMDAELLRYKSLVELKEPLLEELDALAAASRGLPRVHP, from the coding sequence GTGTCCGTGGAGCTGCCGGCGCACCTGCCACCGGAGCAGGTGCCGTTCCCGGTAGAGTCCACCTACCGGATCCGTCCCGACCTGCGGAAACTGGAACCGGGCGAGCAGAGGTTCGTTCTCGACCGATCACTACCTCATTACCGGTCTCGCAAGCTGGAGTTGCTGAGCTCGTTCCCACAACAGTGCCGAGTTTTCAACGGTACGGAGGAGCGGTTGAGGTGTGGCCTCTGGCGGGTTGCGGAGCTGCTGGCTTCGGAACACCCAGAGGAGTGCCGGTTGGACGGCAACGTCGCGACCTTCCCGCGGCTCGGTATTCGCCTGGACCATGGCGGCGAGTTGGAAGAGCTCGAGTCGTCGCGGGACCAAGGCCGTGCCAGCGAGATCGCCGAGCACCTCGAGGCGCTCGGGTCCACCGCCCGTCTGGCCGACGCGCTGGCCCTGGCCGTACAGGAGGACCTGGTCCTGATCGCCGGTCCGGCCGGCGCCGACAGCTCGAGCATGCTGCACGTCTGCTTCCCCTCCCACTGGAACCCTGGGCAGAGGTCCGGCGCCTCCTTCGTGGAACTCCACGAGCCGGTGCCGCACAACGAACGGCTCATCGCAGGTTCCCGCAACCTCGTTTCGGCGATGCTCACCAAGGGCCCTTTCGTAAGGCACGTCTGGAGCGTTACCACGTCGCACCAGCTCGATCAGAACCCTGCGCGGTCACACCAGCCTGCGCCGCTACCGGATCGGCCGCTCGTCGACAGCCTCTACTTCAGGGCAGAGAGGCAGACCACCACTGCCCTCGGGGGTCTCGCGCTGTTCACTATCAGGATCTACGTTTCACCGTTACGCGGCGTGCTCGATCCCATTCGGGCCCGCCTCCTGGGATCGGCGATACGTTCGATGGACGCCGAGTTGCTCCGCTACAAGAGCCTGGTCGAACTGAAGGAACCGCTGCTCGAAGAGCTGGACGCGCTCGCGGCGGCTAGTCGAGGTCTACCTCGAGTTCACCCTTGA
- a CDS encoding Hsp20/alpha crystallin family protein: MDLEKFGTAGDVQELLAIRDRIEGLMDERRDASAPKADLLDDGEAFRLVIEVPGVPEENIEIALQGQTLLVAGIREPQDGSATILFSERQSGHFQRSIALPEPVDRERTSAHLKSGLLTVNLPKE; encoded by the coding sequence ATGGATCTGGAGAAGTTCGGCACGGCCGGTGACGTCCAGGAACTGCTGGCCATCCGCGACCGCATCGAAGGGCTGATGGACGAGCGCCGCGACGCCAGCGCCCCCAAAGCGGACCTGTTGGACGACGGCGAAGCGTTCCGGCTGGTCATCGAGGTGCCCGGGGTCCCCGAGGAGAACATCGAGATCGCGCTCCAGGGGCAGACGCTGCTGGTGGCCGGGATCAGGGAGCCGCAGGATGGATCCGCCACGATCCTCTTCAGCGAGCGGCAGAGCGGTCACTTCCAGCGGAGCATCGCCCTGCCCGAGCCGGTCGACCGCGAACGCACCAGCGCCCACCTCAAGTCAGGCCTGCTCACCGTAAACCTTCCCAAAGAGTAG
- the miaA gene encoding tRNA (adenosine(37)-N6)-dimethylallyltransferase MiaA: protein MDEAGPIVPLLGAPTASGKSGLAIELARHLPLEVITADAMQVYVGMDIGTAKPGVEERSLVPHHLIDLVTPAQTFSVADWVREAEEAIAQTLARGRLPLVVGGTGFYLQALSRGLPTVPAADPELQEPIWRELAERGLDALVEELREASPIDAERSQRNPRRVVRALEVLRRTGRPPSEFPYDEPRFRTSLAVLEPPLEALRPRIVQRCRRMFELGLAAEVRSLLERFPAPLTAMQAIGYKEVARALSGEISLEEAEREVQLATVRYAKRQLTWFRRQAADLRSPLLAQDALPLLVGWLARLKGFE, encoded by the coding sequence ATGGACGAAGCCGGACCGATCGTACCCCTGCTTGGCGCCCCAACGGCATCAGGGAAGAGCGGGCTCGCTATCGAGCTGGCCCGACACCTCCCGCTGGAGGTGATTACGGCCGATGCCATGCAGGTCTACGTCGGCATGGACATAGGCACAGCGAAGCCGGGTGTGGAGGAACGGTCCCTGGTCCCGCACCATCTGATCGATCTCGTGACTCCGGCCCAGACCTTCTCTGTCGCCGACTGGGTGAGGGAGGCCGAAGAGGCCATCGCTCAGACCCTGGCTCGAGGCCGTCTCCCGCTGGTGGTAGGCGGCACCGGCTTCTACCTGCAAGCTCTGTCCCGCGGTCTGCCTACCGTTCCGGCGGCCGACCCAGAACTGCAGGAGCCGATCTGGCGCGAGCTGGCGGAGCGCGGCCTCGACGCCCTCGTCGAAGAGCTACGCGAGGCGAGCCCAATCGATGCCGAACGTTCCCAGCGGAACCCGCGCCGGGTGGTCAGAGCACTGGAGGTACTGAGACGTACGGGTCGGCCTCCCAGCGAGTTCCCCTACGACGAACCGCGTTTCCGCACCTCGCTGGCGGTGCTCGAGCCGCCCCTCGAGGCGCTGCGGCCCAGGATCGTCCAGCGCTGCCGGCGGATGTTCGAGCTGGGCCTGGCAGCCGAAGTTCGTTCGTTGCTCGAGCGCTTCCCGGCCCCGCTCACCGCGATGCAGGCGATCGGCTACAAGGAGGTGGCCCGGGCTCTTAGCGGAGAGATCTCCCTGGAAGAGGCGGAACGCGAGGTGCAGTTGGCTACGGTACGCTACGCCAAGCGTCAGCTCACCTGGTTCCGACGCCAGGCGGCGGATCTGAGGTCTCCCCTGCTGGCCCAGGACGCTCTGCCGCTACTCGTGGGATGGCTCGCACGGTTGAAGGGGTTCGAGTAG
- the dnaJ gene encoding molecular chaperone DnaJ translates to MTDYYQLLGVDRAADNSQIKAAYRKLALRYHPDRNPGDREAEEKFKAINEAYAVLSDPQKRSRYDRYGSVDEGAQFTGDIFDIFASVFGGGFAGTGVRTPAAGRGRAGENIEAEVSITLEQAREGAEIEVELDRMTACDRCHGDRAEPGSGGKKTCPTCSGIGQVRAQAQSFFGTVMTAQVCPECRGQGEVITTPCGKCMGSGRMRSKDKVTVNLPRGIDGGYRLRVPRQGNAGVDGGPAGDLYLYIDLEPHEQFTRDGDDLYYELRVGLAQAALGSSFQVPTMDGPEIIDLPAGTQPGTEFRLRGKGMPRLRQVGMGDQLVSVKVEVPLGLSAKAKRLLHEYAEEAGEQIVERETLLGKLKGIFGKRGKKQSSDGDDLAAGEENAASTAG, encoded by the coding sequence ATGACTGACTACTATCAGCTTCTGGGAGTTGATCGGGCCGCCGACAACTCCCAGATCAAAGCTGCCTACCGAAAACTAGCCCTCAGATACCATCCCGATCGGAACCCCGGCGACCGGGAGGCGGAAGAGAAGTTCAAAGCGATCAACGAGGCGTACGCGGTGCTATCGGACCCGCAGAAGCGAAGCCGCTACGACAGGTACGGCAGCGTCGACGAGGGGGCACAGTTCACCGGCGACATCTTCGACATCTTCGCCTCCGTCTTCGGCGGCGGTTTCGCCGGAACGGGCGTGAGAACCCCTGCCGCTGGTCGTGGCCGGGCAGGCGAGAACATCGAGGCAGAGGTATCGATCACCCTCGAGCAGGCGCGTGAAGGCGCCGAGATCGAAGTGGAACTCGACCGGATGACCGCCTGCGACAGGTGTCACGGCGACCGGGCCGAGCCGGGCAGCGGCGGCAAGAAGACCTGCCCCACCTGTTCCGGGATCGGCCAGGTGAGAGCGCAGGCCCAGTCGTTCTTCGGCACCGTGATGACGGCTCAGGTGTGCCCCGAATGCCGGGGTCAGGGGGAAGTGATCACTACCCCCTGCGGAAAGTGCATGGGCAGCGGTCGGATGCGGAGCAAGGACAAGGTGACCGTAAACCTTCCCAGAGGGATCGACGGCGGATACCGTCTGCGTGTGCCCCGGCAGGGGAACGCGGGAGTCGACGGTGGCCCCGCCGGCGACCTCTACCTCTACATAGATCTAGAGCCCCACGAACAGTTCACGCGGGACGGCGACGACCTCTACTACGAACTGAGGGTCGGGCTCGCCCAGGCCGCACTCGGGTCGTCGTTCCAGGTACCGACTATGGACGGCCCCGAGATAATCGACCTCCCGGCCGGCACCCAACCGGGCACCGAGTTCAGGTTGCGTGGCAAGGGGATGCCGAGACTCAGGCAGGTAGGGATGGGCGACCAGCTGGTTAGCGTCAAGGTCGAAGTGCCCCTGGGCCTCTCGGCCAAGGCCAAACGGTTGCTGCACGAGTACGCCGAAGAGGCCGGCGAACAGATAGTCGAGCGTGAGACGCTGCTGGGCAAGCTGAAGGGGATATTCGGCAAGCGCGGCAAGAAGCAGTCGAGCGACGGAGACGACTTGGCCGCGGGCGAGGAGAACGCGGCGTCTACTGCCGGCTGA
- a CDS encoding DUF2089 domain-containing protein, with product MAVKHAMPTHCPVSGEPLEVTRLHCPQSGVTIEGRFQPNEFALLPPENLEFLRLFVKVRGNLKEVERILGLSYPTIRQRFETLVSVLGYEAAPEPKPERSQRRSEILERLERGELNAEEAAKALQSLKRTG from the coding sequence ATGGCTGTGAAGCACGCGATGCCTACCCACTGCCCGGTGAGCGGGGAACCGCTCGAAGTAACCAGGCTGCACTGCCCCCAGAGCGGCGTCACCATCGAAGGTAGGTTCCAGCCCAACGAGTTCGCCCTGCTGCCCCCCGAGAACCTGGAGTTCCTGCGGCTCTTCGTCAAGGTCAGGGGAAACCTCAAGGAGGTCGAGAGGATCCTCGGCCTCTCCTACCCCACCATCAGACAGCGGTTCGAGACGCTCGTTTCGGTGCTCGGCTACGAGGCTGCCCCCGAACCCAAACCGGAGCGCAGCCAGCGAAGATCGGAGATCCTCGAGAGGCTGGAGCGGGGCGAACTGAACGCCGAAGAAGCAGCCAAGGCGTTGCAGAGCCTCAAGCGGACCGGCTGA